ACCAATTTAAGAGGCGTTGCAGAAACCTTAGAGGGGTTAGGTATTTTACCATCTGGTGCAGCAGCTTTAGTGCCTAGCGAAAATGTAAGTAGAACAGGGTACGATGAAAGAGATTTAATGACTTATGAAGCAAAAAGTGTAAAATTTGGAGGTTCTTTAAATTATCGTCCTTTTGGAGATGATCGTTTAGAAATTGTATGGAATTCTAAATTTGGTATCGGAAACACTATTTATCAAGGTACCAACAGATACAATATTAAAGACTTCTTAATGGAGCAACATAAATTAGAAGTAAAAGGTAAAAACTTTTTTGTTAGAGGTTATGTAACTAGTGAAGATGCAGGTAATTCTTACGATACTCGTTTTGCTGCTATTAATATTAATAGAGCTTGGAAAGATGACAATACTTGGTTTGGAGAGTATACCGGAGCTTTTGTACAAGGAACGTTAGCAGGTTTAACGGCAGATCAAGCACATGCAGTTGCAAGACAAACGGCAGAATCGGGTAGGTTACTTCCTGGATCAGCAGGTTTTAAAGCCGCTTTTGAAGAGGTAATACAAGACCCAGATTTAGTTACTGGTGCTAAATTTCAAGACAATACTAAATATTATCATGCAGATGCAAACTATAACTTACAAGATATTACAGATTGGGCAGAGTTTCAGGTTGGTGGTTCATACAGGTTATACTCTTTAAATTCTAACGGTAGTATTTTTACAGATTATGACGGTCCAATAGAATACAATGAATATGGTGTGTATACACAAGCACAAAAGAAATTTTTAGAAGAAGATCGTTTAAAAATTACAGCTTCTATTCGTTATGACAAAGCACAAAATTTTGAAGGTAATTTTTCACCAAGAATTTCATTTGCCTACGCAGGTGGCGAAAATAAAAATCAAAACTTTAGAGCTTCTTTTCAAACAGGTTTTAGAAACCCAACAACACAAGATCAATACATCGGTTTAAATGCAGGTAGAGGTTTTTTAGTAGGTTCTGCACCAGATAATTTAGATAGATACACTACAAGTCCTTTAACTGTTAGTGGAGGAGGTCAATTTATTGCTAATAATTTTGGTACTACACCAATAGGAAGTACTACTTCTATTTCTGGTAGAATGGCTTATGAAAATGCCTTTTCTCAAAGTTCTGTAGAGGCCTTTGCAGCAGATCAATCTAATTTACCTACAAATGCAAATGTAGCATTGGTAAAACCAGAAAAAGTAACTGCTTTTGAGGTTGGGTATAGAGGTATTGTACCAACAGGAGACTCTAATATTTCTGTAGATTTAAGTGTGTATTACAATCAATATGAAGATTTTATCGCAAATAAAAATGTGGTAGTTCCTTTTTATGGAGATGTAAACTTAACACAAACGGCACCTGTAGGTCCTGGTGGTGCTAATGTTCCTTTAGCTTTAATAGCTATAGGAAATGGTGATTTTGCAGGTTTTCAAACCTATACCAATTCTGCAGCAGATATTAATTCTTATGGGGCTTCTATTGGTTTAAACACAAAGGTTTTTAATGATTTTAATCTAGGTTTAAATTATACGTATTCTAAATTTGATTTTGATCAAGCTTCTGATCCAGATTTTGAAGCAGGGTTTAATACACCAGAACACAAAGTAAAATTACAATTTGGAAACACCAATTTGTTTAAAAACTTTGGTTTTAATATTAATGCAAGATGGCAAGATGAATACAGATGGGAATCTACTTTCTTAGACGCAACAATTGCATCTAGAACAGTATTAGATGCACAAATTAATTATAGTGTGCCTACTTGGAAATCTGTTTTTAAATTAGGAGGTGCTAATTTAACAGGTAAAGAATATTTAAGTGCTCCTGGTGTTGGTGCTATTGGTTCTCAGTACTACCTTTCTTGGACAATTAATAACTAAAAAAAAAACAAAATTTAATGAAGAATTATAAATATGTAGGATTGTTTCTTTTAACGCTTGGTTTTATGTCTTGTGATGTAAACAATGAGTTGGATACAATTCCAGAAGAAGTAGCAGCAGAAGTTCAATTAAATGCAAATGGGTTAGATTTTTCTAAATACGTTTCTATTGGAGCCTCTTTTACAGCAGGTTTTACAGATGGAGCTTTGTTTAAAGCAGCCCAAGAAAATTCTTTTCCTAATATCTTAGCATCAAAATTTAAAGCTGCCGGAGGAGGAGATTTTAATCAACCTTTAATGAATGATAATATTGGTGGGTTATTGTATTCAGGAAATGTAATACAAGGACCAAGATTATTTTTTAATGGTTCTGGGCCAGAATCTTTAACAGCAACACCAACTACAGAAGTTACTTCTTCTGTTAGCGGTAGCTTAAATAATTTTGGTATTCCTGGGGCAAAAAGCTTTCATTTATTAGCGGCAGGTTATGGTAACTCAGCAGGCGTTATACCAGGGTTAGCTAATCCTTATTTTGCAAGAATGGCTTCTTCATCTACAGCAACGGTTTTAGGAGATGCAATGGCACAGTCACCAACATTTTTTACATTATCAGAAATTGGTGGTAATGATGTTTTAGGCTATGCACTTTCTGGAGGTACTGGTGTAGATCAATCTCCATCTGAAGGAAATCCTACAGGGAATTTAAACCCTGCAACGTATGGATCTAATGATATTACAAACCCTTTAGTTTTTGCAAATGTTTTTAATGGTATGATTGCAACTTTAACTTCTGGTGGAGCAAAAGGAGTAGTTGCTAATCTACCTTATATTACAACATTAGCACACTTTACAACCGTGCCTTATAATCCTTTAGATCCTAATGACGCAGAAACTGGACCAACTTTAAAGGCTCAAATTCCGTTATTAAATTCAGTTTTTGGCGCTGTTAATCAGGTGTATGTAGGTGCTGGAGAACCAGAACGTGCTATTGTTTTTTCTGCTACAGAAACAAATTCTTTAGTTATATATGATGAAGATGCCACAGATTTAACTGCTGCAATTACTAATAGTTTAGGTGCGAGTCCAACTTTTGTTCCTTTTGTAGAATCGATAGGGTTACCTGCTGCAGCGGCACCTTTGGTGGCTAATTTGTTAGGGCAACAATATGGAAAAGCAAGATCTGCAACTTCTAATGATTTATTTGTTTTACCAAGTAGTAGAGTAATCGGAACAGTAAATATGACTGCAGCGGGTACTTTAATTGCTCAAAGTAATGGACTTTTACCAGCAACTTTAGCGGGTCAGTTTTCTGCAGAAGGAATTACCCTTCCTTTAGAAGATAAGTGGGTACTTACACCACAAGAACAATTAGCAATAAAAACCGCTACAGATGCTTATAATACAATTATAGAAGATGCTGCTGCTTTAAATGATAATATTGCTTTGGTAGATTTTAAGGGTGTTTTACAAGAAGCTTCTACAGGAATAATGTTTGATGGTTATACCATGACAACAAGTTTAGTTACGGGTGGTTTGGTAAGTTTAGATGGAGTTCATTTAACAGGTAGAGGTTATGCTTTAATGGCTAACAAAATTTTAGCTGCTATGGATGCTAAATTTGGTTCTAACTTTACAACAGCAACAAATGGTTTGGCAAAAGCAGGAGATTTTACAACAAATTATTCACCGCTTTTACAGTAAGAAATATATACAATTAAGTACAAAAAAAAGGTTGAGCAATTGCTCAACCTTTTTTTATATTATAGAACGTAATACATAAAAATTTGTAGCTTACACTAAGCAGATTGCTTCGTTCCTCGCAATGACAATTATGAAAGCATCATTGTTGCTCTTTTTACGCCGGCAACTAAAACATCTATTTCTTCTTTTGTGTTGTAGAATGAAAAGGAAGCTCTTATGGTTCCTGGTATCTTATAAAAGTCCATAATGGGTTGTGCACAATGATGACCTGTTCTAACGGCAATTCCTAATTTATCTAATATTGAGCCAATATCATACGGATGAATATCATTTACATTAAAAGAAATAACCGAAGTTTTTTCTTTGGTGGTTCCGTAAATTTTTAATCCTTCAATTTTTAAAAGTTCTTGCGTACCGTAAGCTAAAAGTTCATTTTCATACGCTGCGATTTCATCAAAACCAATAGAATTTAGATAATCTATGGCAGCTCCAAAAGCAATTCCACCACAAATATTTGGTGTTCCAGCTTCAAATTTATGAGGCAAACCAGCATACGTAGTTTTTTCGAAAGTTA
The nucleotide sequence above comes from Polaribacter butkevichii. Encoded proteins:
- a CDS encoding TonB-dependent receptor; the encoded protein is MILLAFIAFSSVAMVAQTTVTGTVKDAKTGETIPGANIKISRKAVGTTTDFDGNFVLQVTDKPPFTLEISVLGFHPEKIEITKNNQKVIASLIENETSLDEIVVSASRTPERIMESPVTVERMDSRSIKNTSAPSFYDGLENLKGVDINTNSLTFKSVNTRGFATFSNTRFMQLVDGMDNSSPALNFALGNLLGMSELDVKTVELLPGASSALYGANAFNGIMFMTSKSPFEDQGISVSLKSGITSQDAAGDNEFKDLNIRMAYAFSDKFAAKATLSYLKGTEWYATDYRNTKDGSYTSGDRNSDRNYDGLNVYGDEVSTNLRGVAETLEGLGILPSGAAALVPSENVSRTGYDERDLMTYEAKSVKFGGSLNYRPFGDDRLEIVWNSKFGIGNTIYQGTNRYNIKDFLMEQHKLEVKGKNFFVRGYVTSEDAGNSYDTRFAAININRAWKDDNTWFGEYTGAFVQGTLAGLTADQAHAVARQTAESGRLLPGSAGFKAAFEEVIQDPDLVTGAKFQDNTKYYHADANYNLQDITDWAEFQVGGSYRLYSLNSNGSIFTDYDGPIEYNEYGVYTQAQKKFLEEDRLKITASIRYDKAQNFEGNFSPRISFAYAGGENKNQNFRASFQTGFRNPTTQDQYIGLNAGRGFLVGSAPDNLDRYTTSPLTVSGGGQFIANNFGTTPIGSTTSISGRMAYENAFSQSSVEAFAADQSNLPTNANVALVKPEKVTAFEVGYRGIVPTGDSNISVDLSVYYNQYEDFIANKNVVVPFYGDVNLTQTAPVGPGGANVPLALIAIGNGDFAGFQTYTNSAADINSYGASIGLNTKVFNDFNLGLNYTYSKFDFDQASDPDFEAGFNTPEHKVKLQFGNTNLFKNFGFNINARWQDEYRWESTFLDATIASRTVLDAQINYSVPTWKSVFKLGGANLTGKEYLSAPGVGAIGSQYYLSWTINN
- a CDS encoding G-D-S-L family lipolytic protein, translating into MKNYKYVGLFLLTLGFMSCDVNNELDTIPEEVAAEVQLNANGLDFSKYVSIGASFTAGFTDGALFKAAQENSFPNILASKFKAAGGGDFNQPLMNDNIGGLLYSGNVIQGPRLFFNGSGPESLTATPTTEVTSSVSGSLNNFGIPGAKSFHLLAAGYGNSAGVIPGLANPYFARMASSSTATVLGDAMAQSPTFFTLSEIGGNDVLGYALSGGTGVDQSPSEGNPTGNLNPATYGSNDITNPLVFANVFNGMIATLTSGGAKGVVANLPYITTLAHFTTVPYNPLDPNDAETGPTLKAQIPLLNSVFGAVNQVYVGAGEPERAIVFSATETNSLVIYDEDATDLTAAITNSLGASPTFVPFVESIGLPAAAAPLVANLLGQQYGKARSATSNDLFVLPSSRVIGTVNMTAAGTLIAQSNGLLPATLAGQFSAEGITLPLEDKWVLTPQEQLAIKTATDAYNTIIEDAAALNDNIALVDFKGVLQEASTGIMFDGYTMTTSLVTGGLVSLDGVHLTGRGYALMANKILAAMDAKFGSNFTTATNGLAKAGDFTTNYSPLLQ